The proteins below come from a single Corylus avellana chromosome ca3, CavTom2PMs-1.0 genomic window:
- the LOC132175336 gene encoding uridine nucleosidase 1-like isoform X1, which produces MSNSNGESDAVLGSFAKREKLIIDTDPGIDDSIAILMAFQSPELEILGLTTIFGNVTTEDATRNALLLCEIAGFPGVPVAEGSSEPLKRGRPPAAYFIHGSDGLGNAFLPPPEVKKIEMSGSEFMVDKVSECPGEVSILALGPLTNLALAIKRDSSFVSKVKNIVILGGAFLVLGNINPAAEANIYGDPEAADVVFTSGANIVVVGINITTQVKFTDADILALRQSKGKYTQVLSDMCKFYRDWHVKTDGVYGIFLHDPVSFVALVRPDLFTYKKGVVRVETQGICLGHTLMDHELSRWDTDNPWTGYSPVSVAWTVNVEEVLNYIRNLLMKP; this is translated from the exons ATGAGCAACTCTAATGGCGAGAGCGACGCCGTTTTGGGATCTTTCGCGAAGCGCGAGAAGCTCATCATCGACACCGACCCTGGCATCG ATGATAGTATCGCGATCTTGATGGCGTTTCAATCTCCGGAGTTGGAGATCCTGGGCTTGACAACAATATTTGGTAATGTTACTACAGAAGATGCCACTCGCAATGCTTTGCTTCTG TGTGAGATCGCAGGGTTTCCAGGTGTTCCGGTGGCAGAGGGCAGCTCTGAGCCTCTAAAG AGGGGAAGGCCACCTGCTGCTTACTTTATTCATGGTTCTGATGGGTTGGGGAATGCATTTCTACCTCCTCCAGAGGTAAAGAAAATTGAGATGAGTGGCTCTGAATTTATGGTCGACAAAGTCTCTGAATGTCCTGGTGAAGTATCTATACTTGCACTTGGACCCCTCACAAATTTAGCTCTG GCAATCAAGAGGGACTCTTCCTTTGTCAGCAAGGTGAAGAACATTGTCATACTTGGTGGTGCTTTCCTTGTATTGGGAAATATAAATCCTGCTGCTGAAGCAAAT ATCTATGGCGACCCAGAGGCAGCAGATGTTGTGTTCACCTCTGGAGCAAATATTGTTGTTGTCGGAATAAACATTACAACCCAAGTCAAATTTACAG ATGCTGACATCCTTGCATTGAGGCAATCCAAGGGGAAGTATACTCAAGTCCTAAGTGACATGTGCAAATTTTACAGAGATTGGCATGTCAAGACTGATGGTGTCTACG GGATTTTCCTTCACGACCCTGTCAGTTTTGTAGCACTAGTCCGTCCCGATCTCTTTACATACAAGAAGGGAGTTGTTAGGGTTGAAACACAAGGCATCTGCCTGGGGCATACGCTTATGGATCACGAATTAAGTAG ATGGGATACAGACAACCCATGGACGGGATATTCTCCTGTTTCAGTTGCTTGGACTGTTAATGTGGAGGAAGTTCTTAATTATATTAGAAATTTGCTGATGAAACCATGA
- the LOC132175336 gene encoding uridine nucleosidase 1-like isoform X2 — protein sequence MSNSNGESDAVLGSFAKREKLIIDTDPGIDDSIAILMAFQSPELEILGLTTIFGNVTTEDATRNALLLCEIAGFPGVPVAEGSSEPLKRGRPPAAYFIHGSDGLGNAFLPPPEVKKIEMSGSEFMVDKVSECPGEVSILALGPLTNLALAIKRDSSFVSKVKNIVILGGAFLVLGNINPAAEANIYGDPEAADVVFTSGANIVVVGINITTQVKFTDADILALRQSKGKYTQVLSDMCKFYRDWHVKTDGVYGIFLHDPVSFVALVRPDLFTYKKGVVRVETQGICLGHTLMDHELNGIQTTHGRDILLFQLLGLLMWRKFLIILEIC from the exons ATGAGCAACTCTAATGGCGAGAGCGACGCCGTTTTGGGATCTTTCGCGAAGCGCGAGAAGCTCATCATCGACACCGACCCTGGCATCG ATGATAGTATCGCGATCTTGATGGCGTTTCAATCTCCGGAGTTGGAGATCCTGGGCTTGACAACAATATTTGGTAATGTTACTACAGAAGATGCCACTCGCAATGCTTTGCTTCTG TGTGAGATCGCAGGGTTTCCAGGTGTTCCGGTGGCAGAGGGCAGCTCTGAGCCTCTAAAG AGGGGAAGGCCACCTGCTGCTTACTTTATTCATGGTTCTGATGGGTTGGGGAATGCATTTCTACCTCCTCCAGAGGTAAAGAAAATTGAGATGAGTGGCTCTGAATTTATGGTCGACAAAGTCTCTGAATGTCCTGGTGAAGTATCTATACTTGCACTTGGACCCCTCACAAATTTAGCTCTG GCAATCAAGAGGGACTCTTCCTTTGTCAGCAAGGTGAAGAACATTGTCATACTTGGTGGTGCTTTCCTTGTATTGGGAAATATAAATCCTGCTGCTGAAGCAAAT ATCTATGGCGACCCAGAGGCAGCAGATGTTGTGTTCACCTCTGGAGCAAATATTGTTGTTGTCGGAATAAACATTACAACCCAAGTCAAATTTACAG ATGCTGACATCCTTGCATTGAGGCAATCCAAGGGGAAGTATACTCAAGTCCTAAGTGACATGTGCAAATTTTACAGAGATTGGCATGTCAAGACTGATGGTGTCTACG GGATTTTCCTTCACGACCCTGTCAGTTTTGTAGCACTAGTCCGTCCCGATCTCTTTACATACAAGAAGGGAGTTGTTAGGGTTGAAACACAAGGCATCTGCCTGGGGCATACGCTTATGGATCACGAATTAA ATGGGATACAGACAACCCATGGACGGGATATTCTCCTGTTTCAGTTGCTTGGACTGTTAATGTGGAGGAAGTTCTTAATTATATTAGAAATTTGCTGA
- the LOC132176628 gene encoding uncharacterized protein LOC132176628 produces the protein MSANSDASSGRPLCRCGAVAFVRYSWTNDNYSRKWYGCEKYKQVGDCGFFLWADNEMTTYEKRIMRRLKDIEEQTRAEIGRLEKLLAAEQAQYRTHLENMFQSRDEMWKSLVANNQSRAVKFQFKQMTYQAVLALLVLLVFLYVGGYNASSGSKLMLK, from the exons ATGTCTGCAAATAGTGATGCATCGAGTGGCCGTCCATTATGTCGCTGTGGAGCTGTAGCGTTCGTAAGGTATTCCTGGACAAATGATAACTACAGCAGAAAGTGGTATGGGTGCGAAAAGTATAAG CAAGTTGGTGATTGTGGCTTCTTTCTTTGGGCTGACAACGAGATGACAACTTACGAAAAAAGAATCATGCGACGCTTGAAGGATATAGAAGAGCAAACCCGGGCAGAAATTGGTAGACTTGAAAAATTGTTGGCTGCCGAACAAGCACAGTATAGAACACACCTAGAAAACATGTTTCAGTCTAGGGATGAGATGTGGAAATCTCTGGTAGCGAATAACCAGTCTAGAGCAGTCAAGTTCCAATTTAAACAAATGACGTATCAAGCAGTCTTAGCTTTGCTTGTCTTGCTAGTGTTCCTTTATGTTGGCGGTTACAATGCATCTAGTGGTAGCAAGTTGATGTTAAAATGA